The following proteins are encoded in a genomic region of Micromonospora olivasterospora:
- a CDS encoding UDP-N-acetylmuramoyl-tripeptide--D-alanyl-D-alanine ligase, producing the protein MIPLTLAEVTAAVDGRLLAADPAVRVTGSVEFDSRRVGPGALFVAFPGERVDGHDYAAAAVEAGAVAVLGTREVPGVPMVLVADALDAMGRLARAVVDRLPELTVIGLTGSSGKTTTKDLIAQLTVRLGPTVAPPGSFNNELGHPWTALQAGPETRFLVLEKGARGVGHVRYLCEVVPPRISVVLNVGVAHIGEFGSVENIALAKGELVESLPADGLAVLNADDPLVDAMAARTSARVVRYGEAAHADVRAVDVAMDERGRPSYTLVTPEGSAPVRLGLTGRHQVSNTLAAAAVARELGVPPAELATALGGLGLVSTRRMDVFDRPDGVTVIDDSYNANPASTGVALRALAGLGAGRRTVAVLGYMAELGSYEREGHLEVGRLAAELGVDRLLVVGEPAAPIHEGATAVEDWGGESVLLTDQAAAVEVLRSELRPGDVVLVKGSRYRTWEVADALRAEAAGNGAAS; encoded by the coding sequence GTGATCCCGCTCACCCTGGCCGAGGTGACCGCCGCCGTCGACGGTCGCCTGCTCGCCGCCGACCCGGCCGTCCGGGTCACCGGTTCCGTGGAGTTCGACTCCCGCAGGGTCGGCCCGGGGGCGCTCTTCGTGGCGTTCCCCGGCGAGCGCGTGGACGGGCACGACTACGCCGCCGCCGCCGTCGAGGCCGGTGCGGTGGCCGTGCTCGGCACCCGGGAGGTGCCCGGGGTGCCGATGGTGCTCGTCGCCGACGCCCTCGACGCGATGGGCCGGCTGGCCCGGGCCGTGGTGGACCGGCTGCCCGAGCTGACCGTGATCGGGCTGACCGGCTCCTCGGGCAAGACCACCACCAAGGACCTGATCGCCCAGCTCACCGTCCGGCTCGGCCCCACGGTCGCGCCGCCGGGGTCGTTCAACAACGAGTTGGGCCACCCCTGGACGGCGCTGCAGGCCGGCCCGGAGACGCGCTTCCTGGTGCTGGAGAAGGGCGCCCGGGGGGTGGGGCACGTGCGCTACCTGTGCGAGGTGGTGCCGCCCCGGATCTCCGTGGTGCTCAACGTCGGCGTGGCGCACATCGGCGAGTTCGGCTCGGTGGAGAACATCGCGCTGGCCAAGGGGGAACTGGTCGAGTCGCTGCCGGCCGACGGGCTGGCGGTGCTCAACGCCGACGACCCGCTGGTCGACGCGATGGCCGCCCGCACCTCCGCCCGGGTGGTCCGCTACGGCGAGGCGGCGCACGCCGACGTGCGGGCCGTGGACGTCGCGATGGACGAGCGCGGGCGGCCGTCGTACACGCTGGTGACGCCGGAGGGAAGCGCGCCGGTGCGGCTCGGGCTCACCGGCCGGCACCAGGTGTCCAACACCCTCGCCGCCGCGGCGGTGGCCCGGGAGCTGGGCGTGCCGCCGGCCGAGCTGGCCACCGCGCTGGGCGGGCTGGGCCTGGTCTCCACCCGCCGGATGGACGTCTTCGACCGTCCCGACGGGGTGACGGTGATCGACGACTCGTACAACGCCAACCCCGCCTCGACGGGCGTCGCGCTGCGGGCCCTCGCCGGCCTCGGCGCTGGGCGGCGTACCGTCGCAGTGCTCGGCTACATGGCCGAGCTGGGGTCGTACGAGAGGGAGGGGCACCTTGAGGTCGGCCGCCTCGCGGCCGAGCTGGGTGTGGACCGGCTGCTCGTGGTGGGCGAGCCGGCGGCGCCGATCCACGAGGGCGCGACAGCGGTAGAGGACTGGGGAGGAGAGTCGGTGCTGCTCACCGATCAGGCGGCAGCCGTCGAGGTGCTGCGGAGCGAGCTACGACCGGGCGACGTCGTCCTGGTGAAGGGCTCCCGGTACCGCACCTGGGAGGTGGCCGACGCGCTGCGCGCCGAGGCCGCCGGGAACGGGGCCGCCTCGTGA
- a CDS encoding UDP-N-acetylmuramoyl-L-alanyl-D-glutamate--2,6-diaminopimelate ligase, with product MTGIRLGDLADRLAVEAPPGAADLPVTGVTHASQEVRPGDLYAALPGARRHGAEFAAAARAAGAVAALTDPAGAPAVADGGLPALVVPDPRAVLGTLAAAVYGDPTEGLTVIGVTGTAGKTSTAYLVESGLRAAGHVTGLLGTVETRLGDLVVDSVRTTPEATDLHAMLAAARERGVTAVVMEVSSHALALGRVGGVRFTVGGYTNFGSDHLDFHADAADYFAAKAQLFDGRCDVEVLNADDPALRPLFKPATVSYSAAGDATATWYATDVDGEGYAQRFTAHGPDGLTVPAGVALPGRHNVANALLAVAALVAAGVDARTAAAGVAACGGVPGRLELVAAGPVRGVVDYAHKTDAIVAALAALRELSGGRLICVLGAGGDRDRGKRPAMGAAAAEGADVVIVTDDNPRAEDPAAIRAEVLAGAYRAGTPARIIEVSGRRAAIDEAVRLAAPGDAIALLGKGHERGQEVAGEVLPFDDRTELADALRARFGGDLVGLR from the coding sequence GTGACAGGAATCAGGCTCGGCGACCTCGCCGACCGGCTCGCCGTCGAGGCCCCGCCCGGCGCCGCCGACCTCCCCGTGACCGGTGTGACCCACGCCAGCCAGGAGGTCCGCCCCGGCGACCTGTACGCCGCCCTGCCCGGCGCCCGCCGGCACGGCGCGGAGTTCGCCGCCGCCGCGCGGGCCGCCGGCGCGGTCGCCGCGCTCACCGACCCCGCGGGCGCACCGGCCGTCGCCGACGGGGGCCTGCCCGCGCTGGTGGTGCCCGACCCGCGCGCCGTGCTCGGCACCCTCGCCGCCGCGGTCTACGGCGACCCGACCGAGGGGCTCACGGTGATCGGGGTGACCGGCACGGCCGGCAAGACCTCCACCGCCTATCTCGTCGAGTCGGGCCTGCGGGCCGCGGGCCACGTCACCGGCCTGCTCGGCACGGTGGAGACCCGGCTGGGCGACCTCGTGGTCGACAGCGTGCGCACCACCCCGGAGGCCACCGACCTGCACGCGATGCTGGCCGCCGCCCGCGAGCGGGGGGTCACCGCCGTGGTCATGGAGGTCTCCAGCCACGCCCTGGCGCTGGGCCGGGTGGGCGGCGTCCGGTTCACCGTCGGCGGGTACACCAACTTCGGCTCCGACCACCTGGACTTCCACGCCGACGCGGCGGACTACTTCGCGGCCAAGGCGCAGCTGTTCGACGGGCGCTGCGACGTCGAGGTGCTCAACGCCGACGACCCCGCGCTGCGGCCGCTGTTCAAACCTGCCACGGTCAGCTACTCGGCCGCCGGGGACGCGACCGCGACCTGGTACGCGACCGACGTCGACGGCGAGGGGTACGCCCAGCGGTTCACCGCGCACGGCCCCGACGGGCTGACCGTGCCGGCCGGGGTGGCGCTGCCCGGGCGGCACAACGTCGCCAACGCCCTGCTGGCCGTCGCGGCGCTCGTCGCAGCCGGGGTGGACGCCCGGACGGCCGCTGCCGGGGTCGCCGCCTGCGGTGGGGTGCCCGGCCGGCTGGAGCTGGTGGCCGCCGGCCCGGTGCGCGGGGTGGTCGACTACGCGCACAAGACGGACGCGATCGTGGCCGCCCTGGCCGCGCTCCGCGAGCTGAGCGGCGGGCGACTGATCTGCGTGCTCGGGGCCGGGGGCGACCGGGACCGGGGCAAGCGGCCGGCCATGGGCGCCGCCGCCGCCGAGGGGGCCGACGTCGTGATCGTCACCGACGACAACCCGCGCGCCGAGGATCCGGCCGCGATCCGGGCCGAGGTGCTGGCCGGGGCGTACCGGGCGGGCACGCCGGCCCGGATCATCGAGGTGAGCGGCCGGCGGGCCGCGATCGACGAGGCGGTCCGGCTGGCGGCGCCGGGAGACGCCATCGCCCTGCTCGGCAAGGGGCACGAACGCGGGCAGGAGGTGGCGGGCGAGGTGCTGCCGTTCGACGACCGGACGGAGCTGGCGGACGCGCTGCGCGCCCGCTTCGGCGGCGACCTGGTGGGCCTGCGGTGA